CTGGGAACGGCGCTGAAGCCGCTGGTCCACAGATTGCCCGTGGTATTGACGAGGTTGACTGTGTAGGCGGTGGCGCTGGCGCTGCCAATGGAAGCAGCGCTCAGGACTGCCGCTGCGATGAGTGATTTTAATTTCATATTGATCCCCGCGAAAAAACGATTAAGTTTCAAAAAAACCGTACCGCGTTGATAAATTATCGCCGAGACTAGTCATTGTCAATTAGTTATTTTGATATCATTATGCAAACTCAAATAGCTTATTTCTAACACACGGGCATGGGGCTCGCTCAGTTGCAATACTGGACATATAATTGTCAGTGTTGCACTGAAAATTAATCGCGGATGATGTGATTTAAAAATCGTTACACAAGGAACTAATTTCTGTCGAGTAAGGGAAGAATCAAGGTCACCGCCAGGCCTCCGTCCTCGCGGTTGGCCAGGGTGATGCGCCGCCATGGGCTTCGGCGATTTTCGCGCGCCAGGGCCAGGCCCGTCCCGTGCCGCTGCGCTTGGTGGAATAAAACGGCACCAGCGCGTTTTCCAGCACGGCGCCGCTCATGCCCGGCCCGCGGTCGCTCACTTCGATGCGCAGCTGCCCTTGCGCCTGGCTGACGTGCAGGCCGATATGCTGGAGCTTGGAGCCGGACTCCAGCGCATTCTTGAGCAGGTTCAGCAGCGCCTGCTGCATTTGCGCCGCATCGAACACGGCAGCCTGCGCGGGAGGCGGACCGTCCAGCGTGAAGGCCGCTTGCGAGGCCAGGCTGTCGAGGAAGGGTTGCCATTCGCACGGTGCCAGTCGCGGTGCGGGCAGCTTGGCAAAGCGCGCGTAGCCGAGGATGAAGGTTTCCAGATGGCGCGTGCGCTCCTCGATGGTGGCGAGGATTTGCGGCAGGCGCTCCGTGTGGCCACGGCGCACCAGCTCGGCGCCGGAATGGGCCAGCGAGGCCAGCGGCGCCAGCGAGTTGTTGAGCTCATGGCTGATGACGCGGATGACCTTTTTCCAGGTTTGCACTTCCTGGCGCCGCAGCTCCAGCGTCAGCTGGCGCAGCAGCAGCAGTTCGTGCTTGCGCCCGTTCAGGCTGAAGCTGCGCCGCGCCAGGTGATACACCTCTTCCTGCTCCCCTTCGCCGCTGGTAAACAAGCCGTCGTTGCGGCGCGCCAGCGCTTCGGCCAGGGCCGGCGCCGCCTGCTGCACGATGTCGGCCAGATGATGCCTTCGAGCCGGCGTCCGTGGTGCAGCAGCTGGCGCGCGGCCAGGTTGGCGTAGACGATGGCGCTGCCCTCGGCCACCAGCAGCATGGCCACCGGCGTGTTTTGCACCATGGTGTCGAGCAGCAGTTCGCGCTGCACCAGGTCCAGGCGCTGCTTGCGCAGCACGTCGCCCAGCGCATTGTGGGCCGCCACCAGATCGGCCAGTTCATCGTTCTGCGGCCAGCGCAGGCTGAAGCCGAAGTCGCCGTCCTGGTAGCTGGCGACTGTGCCGCTCAAGGCGCGAAACAGCGACAGCATCGCCTGCAGTTGCGCGCGGATGGTAATGACGGCCACCGGCAGCACGCACAGCAGGGTACCGGCCAGCACCAGCAGCGGCTGGCCTGGCAAAAAATGCGCGAGCAGCAGGGCGATGACGATGCCCAGCACCAGCAAGGTGACGATCAGCGCCGTCCAGCGCGTGAGCAGGGAAAGACGCATGGGGCGGTCTGCCATCAGCCGCGCGCGATGCCCAGGCGTTCCATGCGCCGGTACAGGGCCTGGCGCGACAGTCCCAGTTCCTGCGCCGCCTGCGCCACCCGCCGTGTGCGCGCGCGCGGTGACGCTGTCGCGGTCCGGTTCCGCCGCGCCGGCATCCTGCGGCGCGCGCGCGGCGATGTGGCACCGGCCAGCGGCAAGCCCGTTTCCAGCGCGCCGATCACCGGGCCGGCCGTCAGCAGGCTGGCGCGCTGCATGACGTTTTTCAGTTCGCGCACATTGCCCGGCAGCCGTGGGCCAGCAAACTAGCCTGCCGTCCAGCGTTTTTTCGCTAAAAATGTCCAGCGGACGCTGGGCCAGCGGCGGCAGGCGCAGTTCGATCACGTTCAGGCGGTAGAACAGGTCTTCGCGAAACGTGCCGGCCTTGATCATCGCCGGCAGGTCGGCGTTGCTGGCGCTGATGACGCACTTTCACCTGCCGCTCGCGTTCGAGCCGAGGCGTTCGAAGCGTCCCGTTTCGAGCACGCGCAGCAGTTTCATTTGTCCGGCCAGCGGCAGGTTGCCGATCTCGTCGAGGAACAAGCCGCCGTCGGCCGCGTCGAACTTGCCGTCGCGCGCGCGCGTGATGCCGGTATAGGCGCCGGCCTCGCGCCGAACAGTTCCGCCTCGATCAGCTCCACGGGAACGGCGCCGCAATTGAGCACGACGAAGGGGCCGCCGGCGACCTGGGAATTGGCTTGCACGATGGCGGCGATGCGTTCCTTGCCGCTGCCGTTCGGCCCCGAAATGAGCACGGGCACGTCGGCGCGCGCCACCTGGCACGCCAGGTGCACGACTCTTTCGGTGGGGTCTTGCCATACCATGCCGCGCAAGTCGAAGTCGTGTTCCAGAGCGTGGCGCTGGCGCTGCTCGGCCAGCACGCGCTGGCGCAGCGCGCGGTTGGCCTGTCCCAGTTCCAGCAGGTTCTGCACGCTGGCGATCAGGCGCCGGTCATCCCAGGGCTTGGCCAGGTAGTCGGCCGCGCCGGACTTGATCAGGTCGACGGCCGCGTCGAGCTGGGTCCATGCCGTCAGCAGGATCACGGGCAGGTCGGGGTAGCGCGCGCGGATGGCGTGGAACAGCGCGCTGCCTTCCTCGCCCGACGTGGTGTCGGCCGTGAAGTTCATGTCCTGCACCACCAGGTCGATGGCGTGGCGCTCGAGCAGGTGCAAGCCTTCCTCGGGCGAGGCGGCGCGCACGGCGTCGATCTCGTGCAGGGAAAACAGCACGTCGAGCGCGATGGCCACGGCGGCATTGTCGTCAATAATCAGTACGGTAGGCATGCGCGCAGCATATCACTCAGGTGCCGGCTCAGGTACTGCGGGTGGCGGTGGCCGGCGAAATGCTGGCCGCGCGCCATGCCGGGCCGTACACGGCGCCCAGGCCCAGCAGCCAGAACACGAGCGCGCCGGCCAGCAGGTAGCCGGGCGGCAGGCGCGCCATTTCCAGCTGGCTTACCAGCAGCTGGTTCAAGCCCAGGGCCAGCAGCACGCCGCACGCCACGCCGGCGCTGGTGATCATGAAATTCTCCGTCAGGAAGTAGCGCAGGATGTCGACGCGGCGGGCGCCCAATGCGCGCCGCACGCCGATCTGCTTCCTGCGCTGCGTCACCCACAGGCTGGCGATGCCGACGATGCCGCTGGCCGTCACCAGCAGCAGCAGGGTCGACACGGCGATCAGCATCCAGGACAAGCCCTGGTCGGCCCGGTAGCGTGACGTGCGGTGCTTTTCCAGTGTATCGGTGCGTACCAGCAGGCGCTCGCTGGTGGCGCTGCGGATGGCTTGCTCGGCCTCCTTCATCAGGCGGTCGCGCTGGCCAGGCTCGGCCCGCACGGCGTACAGCAGCGAGTCGCGCGAACCCGTCAGGCGCGCCGGCAGATCAGCGAATGCTCGCCATGCGCGCTGACCTGGCCGACCTGTGTCTGCAACCGCTCCACCACGCCGATCACGCGCATTTCGTCGTCATCGTCGCCGGTGCCGTTGAACAGGGTCTTGCCGACAAAGCTGCTTTCGCCAGGCCAGATCTTTTGCGCTGCGGCGAGCGTCACGATGACCACCTTGGGAAAGGTCTCATCGACTTTTTCATCGATTTCCAGCACCTCGTCGGGATGGAAATCACGGCCTTCCACCAGCTTGAGTCCGTATGTCTTGACCAGCGAGTCAGGCGTGAAATACATCGACGTGGTGGCGCTGGCCGTGGGCTGTCCACGCTTGATGGAGACATTGGTGCTGCTGCCGGAACGCGACAGCACGGCCTGCGAGGTCTGCGCCACGGAGAGCACCGGGCAGGCTGCGCAGCAAGGCAGCCTGGCGTTTCTGGTCGGCCAGCTGGCGCTGGTGGCTGCCTTTGTCCATGCTTTGGATGTTGACATAAAAGATGTCGTTTTCAGCGGCCACGCCGGTGGGGCGGGCGGCGATCGCCTGGCGCAGGTTAACGATATGCAGGGCGTTGGCCAGGATGGCCAGGCTGATGGCGACCTGCACGGCGACGAGTACGGCACCGGTTTTGCTGCGCATCAGTGCCGACAGGATGGGCGGATTTCCATGTTGAACCTCATTGCGGTACGGTGAATGTCATTGGGATTTGAGCTGTATCGCCGGCGTCACCTGGCAGGCGCGCCAGGTGGGCAGCAACCCCGCCAGCAGGGCGGCCAGCACGGAGACGGCAAACGTCAGCAGCAGCATCGGGATATCCATGTGCGCCACGGTGCCCAGTTCCTTCGATTGCGAACGCACGACGGCCAGCGCTGCATACGCCAGCAGCAGGCCCAGCACGCCGCCGGCCAGGCCGATGACGCCCGTCTCGATCAGGAACTGGCGAAAGATGTCGCGCCGCGTGGCGCCCAGCGCACGGCGGATCCCCACTTCACTGGCGCGCACGGAAAACTTCGCCAGCAGCAGGCCGATGGTATTGACCAGGCACAGCAGCAGAAAGCCAAAGGCCAGCCAGGCCGCCAGCTTGTTGTCGTTGTCGACCACGTTCAGGAACACCATCCATTCCTTGACGTTGTACAGCGCGTTGGGCGCGTGGCGCGGCATGCGGCCCAGCTTGCGCTGCTCGGCAGCATAGCTGTCGAGATATGCCTGCAGCTCGCCACGCTGGCCCGCGTTTTCCATCTCGAACCAGAACTGCAGCCAGGTACAGTCCGACGCCAGGGTGCCCTGGAAGCCGGGGCCGCGTTCGACGCCGCTGCAGGCCATGCCGCCGTCATGCCGCGTTTCATGGCGGATGGCGCTGGCAAACGGAATGAAGAATTCATCTTCCGTGCCAAAGGCGCCCTTGCTGCCGATGATGCGGTGTATGCGCGGCACGGGATCCCAGTGATCGAGCACGCCGCTGACCAGATAGGACTGTCCCAGTACCGTCACGCGCCGGCCCACGGGATTGACCGTACCCAGCAGTCTTTCCGCCAGCGAGCGGCTCAGCACGATGATGTCGGCGCCTGGCGTCATCGGTTTCGCTCCATGGCTGGCCATACAGGAAGGGGACTTCGAACATGGCGAAGAAATCGCGCGTGGGCGCCAGGCCCTGGGCCTGGAAGGCGCCGATATCCGTGCGTGCTGGCTCGACCGGGCCGGCCACGCCGTACATGACGGTGCGGCGCACGCCCATGTTGCTGGCCATGAAATTCTTCGCGTCGGTGTAAGCCAGCTGCGACTGGCCGAAGCTGGGCTTGGCGCCCGGCACATAACTTTTCAAGGGGACGACGTCGATCATCGGCACGAACAGGCGGTCGCTCTTGTGCGGCAGCGGGTCGCCCGACATGGCATGCAGGATGGTGACGGTCGACACGCTGGCGGCCACGCCGACGGCCAGGGCACCATCAGCGCGGTCAGGGCGCGGTTGCGGCGCAGGCTGCGCAGGCCCAGCGTGAAATAGTAGCGGAACATGGTCTCTCCTTACGCGGTCGCGGCGTGCTGCGGCCTGGCCGACAGCGAGGCGCCGTGCTGCACCAGGTCCGACACCTGGCCGTCGATGATGTGCACGTTGCGCTGGCTGCGCAGCGCCAGTTCCGGATCGTGCGTGACCATCAGGATGGTGGTGCCTTGCGCGTTGATGTCTTCCAGCAGCTCCATCACGCCGCGCGCCATCTGCGTGTCCAGGTTGCCCGTCGGTTCATCGGCCAGCAGCAGCTTGGGCGACCCGGCCAGCGCGCGCGCGATCGCCACGCGCTGCTGCTGGCCGCCCGACAGTTCGGCTGGATAGTTTTCATGCGCGACGCCAGGCCCACCTTGGCCAGCGCGTCCTCGATGCGCTCCTTGCGCTCGGCGCGGTTGAAGCCCCGGTAGCGCAGCGGCACGTCGACATTGTCGAACAGCGACAGGTCGGGAATCAGATTAAAACCCTGGAAGATGAAGCCCAGCTTTTCATTGCGCAGGCGCGAACGGGCATTGTCGTCCATGCCCCTGACGTTGACGCCGTCAAGGATGTATTCGCCGTCGGTGAATTCCTCGAGCAGGCCGGCGATGTTCAGAAAGCTCGTCTTGCCCGAGCCGGACGGCCCTGTGACGGTGACGAATTCACCTTGTTGTACGTGGATGTCGAAAGCCGCGCAGGGCGTGGGTTTCGATCATGTGGGTGCGGTAGACTTTGCTCAGGTTGTGCATGCGCAGCATGGCGGGGCCTCTGTGGGGTGAGATGAGTGAGATTCAGTTGAGCGAGACGCGTGCCG
This window of the Janthinobacterium agaricidamnosum genome carries:
- a CDS encoding ATP-binding protein; translation: MQQALLNLLKNALESGSKLQHIGLHVSQAQGQLRIEVSDRGPGMSGAVLENALVPFYSTKRSGTGRAWPWRAKIAEAHGGASPWPTARTEAWR
- a CDS encoding PAS domain-containing protein, whose protein sequence is MRLSLLTRWTALIVTLLVLGIVIALLLAHFLPGQPLLVLAGTLLCVLPVAVITIRAQLQAMLSLFRALSGTVASYQDGDFGFSLRWPQNDELADLVAAHNALGDVLRKQRLDLVQRELLLDTMVQNTPVAMLLVAEGSAIVYANLAARQLLHHGRRLEGIIWPTSCSRRRRPWPKRWRAATTACLPAAKGSRKRCITWRGAASA
- a CDS encoding helix-turn-helix domain-containing protein — protein: MRELKNVMQRASLLTAGPVIGALETGLPLAGATSPRARRRMPARRNRTATASPRARTRRVAQAAQELGLSRQALYRRMERLGIARG
- a CDS encoding ABC transporter permease, with the protein product MTPGADIIVLSRSLAERLLGTVNPVGRRVTVLGQSYLVSGVLDHWDPVPRIHRIIGSKGAFGTEDEFFIPFASAIRHETRHDGGMACSGVERGPGFQGTLASDCTWLQFWFEMENAGQRGELQAYLDSYAAEQRKLGRMPRHAPNALYNVKEWMVFLNVVDNDNKLAAWLAFGFLLLCLVNTIGLLLAKFSVRASEVGIRRALGATRRDIFRQFLIETGVIGLAGGVLGLLLAYAALAVVRSQSKELGTVAHMDIPMLLLTFAVSVLAALLAGLLPTWRACQVTPAIQLKSQ
- a CDS encoding ABC transporter permease, which gives rise to MRAEPGQRDRLMKEAEQAIRSATSERLLVRTDTLEKHRTSRYRADQGLSWMLIAVSTLLLLVTASGIVGIASLWVTQRRKQIGVRRALGARRVDILRYFLTENFMITSAGVACGVLLALGLNQLLVSQLEMARLPPGYLLAGALVFWLLGLGAVYGPAWRAASISPATATRST
- a CDS encoding ABC transporter permease; the encoded protein is MLSRSGSSTNVSIKRGQPTASATTSMYFTPDSLVKTYGLKLVEGRDFHPDEVLEIDEKVDETFPKVVIVTLAAAQKIWPGESSFVGKTLFNGTGDDDDEMRVIGVVERLQTQVGQVSAHGEHSLICRRA